The Malus sylvestris chromosome 14, drMalSylv7.2, whole genome shotgun sequence genome segment AACATAAATGGAGGATGCTTTTTTCCTTCGTCTTTTCGAGGATTAAGGAgttatctgaaaaaaaaaagaaaaaaaaaagaaaaacacagaCAGCAATACTCATACACATCGAACCGTTCATAAATCCCTTGCCTTCGTCATATGTACAGAATACTAATACAAAGTTCACAAGGTAATCGAACATAATAACTAAATTGATGTTCTCAATCAAGCCAAAAAGTAGTTTTTTTAGCCCTCTAAAACATTGATTTGCCcttaaaaatctgaaaaatacTGGGTCAGAGAAGTATGATGTTTCATATGACCCAGCCTTTGTCCTTTCCAGGACCAGGGTCAGTGGGAGGCACCCTTAAAACAAGTTGGAGAAGTTAGACTTCCTCCAACCACCACCTCCTCCCCAAGGGCTCTTTGTCTTCTTTGGAGTGCTTGCCCAGCCTCCACTTGCAGCCATCCTCATCGTCTCAATCAACGCCCCAGCATCGCCATTTTCGGAAAATAACTCCTCCAATTGCTTAGTCTCGATCACCAGCTTCACCCTCCAAACCCCGTCTCCACCAGAAGGCAGCACCTCAAGAGCCGATGACCCTTTCGCCAAATTCTCCACGAAATCTGATCCTGCACAAAATGACTTCTTCACTGGCTCAGCTTCAGCAGCCTCCATGACTCCAACTTCTGATCCTGCACCACATGACATCTTCACAGGCTCACGTTCTGCAGCCTTCTCCAGGACTTCAACTCCAAGACCTGATAACCCGTTCACCAAATTCTCCATGAAATCGGATTCTGCACCAAATGACTTCTCCACAGGCTCAGCTTCTGCAGCCACCGGTTTCTCAGCAACCCGATTTCGGCAAAAGGGTTGGTCTGCCTTCAGTGGAAGAAGGTAGTACTGGCCACTAGTAAGGGTTTCTTGGTCAGACATTGGCAAGGCGGCCTTGCCTTGTTGG includes the following:
- the LOC126599940 gene encoding uncharacterized protein LOC126599940, coding for MGNCSSLKGTTGECPKSIRVLTDSGGVLEFKGPILAAEILTGFPRYGIFQQGKAALPMSDQETLTSGQYYLLPLKADQPFCRNRVAEKPVAAEAEPVEKSFGAESDFMENLVNGLSGLGVEVLEKAAEREPVKMSCGAGSEVGVMEAAEAEPVKKSFCAGSDFVENLAKGSSALEVLPSGGDGVWRVKLVIETKQLEELFSENGDAGALIETMRMAASGGWASTPKKTKSPWGGGGGWRKSNFSNLF